The genomic segment CCCCAACGGCAACACCCCTGGGGTCTTCACTGTATGAATCGCAAAGTTGCTGCGGATATCACTCACCCCCGGCAGCTTCAGCAATTGTCCGGTGAGAAAGTGGTCATAGGCGCGCAAGTCCGGCACCACCACTTGCAGCAGGAAATCCGACTCCCCTGACACCAGAAACGCCGAAATCACCTCGGGCAACGCCGTCACCGCCAGACGAAACGCCTCGGCCCGTTCATCGTTGTGGCGCTCGACCTTGACCCCGACAAACACCGTCAGCCCCAGTCCCACTTCGTCTCGGTCCAGGTTGGCCTGATAACCGCGAATCACCCCCGCCTCCTCCAGCATCCGCACCCGGCGCAGACACGGTGATGCGGACAAGCCGATTTCGTCCGCGAGCTGCACATTACTCAGGCGACCATCCCGTTGCAGGGCGGCGAGAATCTTGCGGTCGTAGGCGTCGAGTTTCATGGTTTGGCAGATTCCGATGGCGGTAACGGGAAAACGTAGCAGCTTATGCCAACTTGCGCGATGTCATACGCCAACTACGCAAGCACCTGCCCTCCCCTTCAGACCTAGACTGCCACAACCAAATCGACAACGAACGGGTGCAACATGGCTGGACTCTGGCTGTTTTTCATGGCGCTGGCGGTGGTTTATCTGCTGCCGGGCCCGGACATGATCCTGCTGCTGCAAACGGGCGCCAGACAAGGCAAAGGCGCGGCGCTGGCCACAGCGGTGGGGCTGGGCGTTGCCCGGGGCTGCCACGTAGCCCTCGCCGCATTGGGGTTGGCGGCATTGTTCAAGGCAGCACCCTGGACTTTCGATGTGGTGCGACTGGCGGGTGCCGCTTACCTGCTGTGGATTGGCGTGCAGTGCCTGCGCACCACGATGCTGCCAAACCTCAACGGCAGCGATGCAACCCTGGCCAAACCACGCTGGCGAGCGTCGGCTCGACG from the Pseudomonas sp. N3-W genome contains:
- a CDS encoding Lrp/AsnC family transcriptional regulator; the encoded protein is MKLDAYDRKILAALQRDGRLSNVQLADEIGLSASPCLRRVRMLEEAGVIRGYQANLDRDEVGLGLTVFVGVKVERHNDERAEAFRLAVTALPEVISAFLVSGESDFLLQVVVPDLRAYDHFLTGQLLKLPGVSDIRSNFAIHTVKTPGVLPLGHLPL
- a CDS encoding LysE family translocator, with amino-acid sequence MAGLWLFFMALAVVYLLPGPDMILLLQTGARQGKGAALATAVGLGVARGCHVALAALGLAALFKAAPWTFDVVRLAGAAYLLWIGVQCLRTTMLPNLNGSDATLAKPRWRASARRGLLTNLLNPKALLFCSVLLPQFIDPQAGPVLTQFATLGVLLVVVGLLFDSAYALVGAALGRWLQRSPSAQRVQQWLFGSLLIGFALRLTFVQQA